A region from the Silene latifolia isolate original U9 population chromosome 7, ASM4854445v1, whole genome shotgun sequence genome encodes:
- the LOC141591375 gene encoding protein DESIGUAL 2-like, translated as MARMGMANKVGPLVCLLLIVMDIVAGILGIQAQLAQNKARYMKVGIFVCREPSFQAYRLGLTASILLALAHVFANVLGGCVCIRSRGDWERSSSNRQIAGGSLILSWIILFIALPLLVLGTISNSRSSQTCGFSHKNLFIIGGILCFVHGLFIVAYYVGSSAASAEEERRYRQNRASGPYPLPTSMPPHI; from the exons ATGGCAAGGATGGGCATGGCAAATAAAGTAGGTCCTCTAGTATGTCTCTTGCTCATAGTCATGGACATTGTAGCTGGAATTCTAGGTATTCAAGCTCAGTTAGCTCAAAACAAG GCGCGGTATATGAAAGTGGGGATATTCGTATGTAGGGAGCCAAGCTTTCAAGCATATAGGCTTGGATTAACGGCTTCTATATTGCTCGCTTTAGCTCACGTATTTGCCAATGTGCTCGGTGGATGTGTTTGCATTCGATCTAGGGGGGATTGGGAGCGATCCTCCTCTAACAGGCAAATCGCCGGAGGCTCCCTCATTTTATCTTG GATCATATTGTTCATTGCCTTGCCACTACTAGTCCTAGGGACAATCTCGAACTCGAGATCAAGTCAAACATGTGGATTCTCACACAAGAACTTGTTCATCATAGGAGGGATTTTGTGTTTCGTTCATGGGTTATTCATTGTTGCTTATTACGTTGGATCTTCGGCCGCCTCGGCCGAGGAAGAAAGGAGATACAGGCAAAACAGAGCTTCTGGACCTTACCCTCTTCCTACTTCTATGCCTCCTCATATTTGA